In Styela clava chromosome 10, kaStyClav1.hap1.2, whole genome shotgun sequence, the sequence TTCTATTTTCATATTAGCAACATTGGATTGGAATTACCACATGATGTCAAAGAATGGGTGGACGAGACATCGATAAATCCGTTACAAAAGATAAAAGAACTGCAAACTACCgtacaaaattttgcaattccGGAATCGGTAAGATGAAAGTCAAAATCCGACTCTTGGAACTCCTATGAAACAATCTAATTATAATTCTTCACTGCCGAGCGATACATGACTAACTGATAGTGATAGAATTTCAAAGAAAATATAATGAGTTATCTTTTTTAGGATCGAATTCGCGCCAGGATCAAACTTGCAAAGTTATTGAAAGAATCCAATAATCCATACGGGACAGTTCGTAATTCACGTCAAATTATTTCGAAGTGGAGAAAACAATTGTCAATGGATATAATACATCAAGTTCAGGACAAATGCAAAGACGTTATGGACAGACTTGGATATAAATTATTGCACACAACTGAAGAACTTAATGATTTGTCAATAAAactttggtaaaaaaaattaacactagttattgaaattatattttattagtttcaagCTTCTATACAAATACAATTTACTCAATGAATGAGATAATTCTTTTAACAAAGCAGTTAACCATGAAGGGAATTTTACACGAAACACATTCAGTTGGTGAATAATGAAAAAGGAGCATGGTCTTATGGGGATAGATAGACAGTGGTCAGAAATCGGTCCCTTTGCCATTGAGATTGAAACATAGATCTTATCGAGTAAGAGGAAGAAACGAGCACGGTCGTTAGTTCTGTATTAGTGTAGGCCTATATTAGAGAAGTATATGGCCTTGATGAAGATTTTGGATGCGTTAATAGATAAATGGATATGAATGGATGTATTGGGATCAGTCACATTCGGTAAGACGTGAAACAACGACCTTTGGTCCCTTCACCCTTCCGCACTTTTCAGTAATTACCGAACTCTGTGCAACATCTATActaagaatattttgaaaaattcaacgtaatcagtagtttatttttcaccatacATAAAATACACTTCGTGAATATATATTGTAAGGAAGCAAAACTGGTATTTAGGGGTGAAGAGAGGTACGAGAAATCAATACTGGTTATCTAGCATCGACATCTGCGAGTAAGCCTAACAGTAATTGAATATAGcataaaaattcaaacaatgacTATTAAAATAGATATAGTAAGTCAAAGTACGTCGAAGCGACCTGAATATCCAGAAGCCCGATACAAGAAGAAACGTAAAACGACTCCGAGCACCAATATGCGAGTAACGACGGAAACGGCGGCGGGAATACGGGCATTATGGAACCTGTGGTTATTTGAATACGATTTGCATATATATCCCGTGATGGAAAGTAGGCCAATAAACCGGTCTAAATTATATTTGAGAATACTAATTTGTTTGACGGTGTTCAGAATAAAAGTGCGTGGAGACAGGCGCAAGTATTGTGCTTTGGAAGGTAAGGTGCTGAAATCATCATGAATTCATAGAATACATAAAGATAAAGGATTATTCTGATATGAGGAGAACAAAcctattcaaaaaatatatgaaagatAGCCATGGATTTGTACTTGATCAGAGACCAATTATTTATATCATAAGCTAATCGTATTTCGTCTTCGTATTTCAGGGAATTTTGGGATTTGCTCATCGAAAAACGAGGTACAAGGAGATTGATCTTAGTTGAAGAGCGAGTGTTAAGTTCATGCACAAATGCGTGTATATTCTCTATAGGCGTTTAATGTCCCTTCTGTTGTTTTCAAGGATATTACCGTAATATAttagattttattttcgtcTTGTATTTTTTGAAGTAGAGACGCTGGGACCAACTTCCcttcaaacattttttaaaacatattatttttatgtGTGATGGACTTACGAATTCCTTCAGGAGGCCTAATCCAAGGCTTGAgataaactttattttttctAGGTGAGAATGAATTTGAAACGGAATCATGTTTATTGATCAACCACTTGAAGTTGTTAAGAAAAAGATCAAGTCAGATATTGTAGTTTTCTTCGTGTAGGTTTACACAATGTTGTAACATTGGCCCACTGATACCAGCaactgtttatttattataaccagAATTATGGTTTTAAGAAACTAAAAACTAATCTTAAGCTAAACACAAGAACATGCAACATAATTACATTGAGTCACTAAGTATAGCCAAACTTGATCGGGCCACGTCTAATACTCGTAACAGCTCGTAACTAATGCAGTAAGGCGGATGAAGTTCGCTGTCGCTTGACGGTAATCAGTGATCACAACACAAAGAACGATAAtgaaataacgagaatatcggtcatagaccaaagacttatcgatcgaaagttagggatccCCCAAAATAGCGCtttcactccatagtgacaccttgtgtcccgtcactaattaattaatacctcgctaattatacgacataattcatctgaaaacgataggcttctggtacgacatatgatgaatgcacatgcaaaatctggagcaaaTTCAATCTcgatttcgtgagatatcgactgcatctaacagacagacagatagacaaacagacaaatacctatcaacatacttaccaattaaaatcgataagtaatgacagAACATAAACAAAGCGGTTCCATTAcgtttgaacccacgtacatttgaacccatgacaattgcacctgtatgctattgcacctacggaattttttttgttccacggatagttaaacccatactaaccctaacccatgggttttagcacccgcatatagattgaacccgtggatatacgcatgggttcaaatgtacatgggttcaaatgtacggtcaccaaacaAAGCATCACAAAGTGTAGCACACTGCAACAGGAATAACTGAACCTAATTCTCATAacatacaatatttaaaatatttgaggtTGGCTCGGAATACCGGAATTTAATCCACATGTTCTCACATTTTGTCTTCAATATAGAAACTAAATCTGCTCACTTTAGTTGAAGAGGGAGCATGTGTGAAAGTGTACTCAATATTTACAACAGCGGTCTCACTTATGATCCCGATCTCGCGTAGGGCAACAATTTGAGGCggaatacaaaaatttgaaaaggtataacttGACATGTCTCCGCGAAGTCTCTGAATAGGATCAAGAGTACCAAAATTTGATTAGAGTGGTCAAAGAAGGGTTTccgtcaaaatgtgaacaagcATCATTTTGGAAATTACAAAATGATTTGAGTGTGGACGACAGCTTGATATTAGATAATGCCAGTAGTGTAGTTCCCCGAAGGACAAGAAGGGAAACTTCACATCGACTCTACGACGCGCAGCAGGGCATTGTCCGTATAAAAAAGCGTGCAAGACAAATTATCTATTGGCCCGGAATAAGCGTTGATATCGAAAATGTTGTCCAATCATGTGGACAAGTGCCAAGAAATGTCCCAAAGTTGCCGAAGGAGCCAATGACATCAGATCCTATTCCCGAGTGTATATTTCTGGAGGTTTCCGCTGATTTATTTTCTTATGCTGGAAAAAGCTATTTGGTGTACACAGTTAGGCTTTCCGGATGACGTATTTTACCCTTCTCCAGGCGTGTAATTCACTCGATTAAGAAAATTTTTTGCGTTTACGAATTGGAGAGGATGGCGGCCCACAATTTTCTTCAGGTGGGGCGTCAATCATGTCATGTCAACGCCAATCTATTGGGGTAGCCGAGGCCGTTAAAACAGTGAAGTCACTTTCAGCTAAAACGACATCTATTGGAAATATTCATAATGAGGGGTTCAGCGATGACTTTTAGAATGGCACCCacattaaaatgttttaaaatattaaggAATAATCAACTTTTAATTGTTATTCTTTGTACATAAAAATTGCTGTCATGCCAGTCACATTGCTCAACCTTTTTTCGAAAAGGTACACCCTCTTTTCCTTCACTCAAAACCTGGTACCTTCCAGCAATCATACATTTTTAATCGCCTTGAAATACTATGCATGATCATAGACAGACCTAATACTtcattatttattcaatgttaAAGTTGCTCCGGGATTTCACCAGCCGGGTATACAATGCGAGGTAATAATAATAAGCTTGTTTCGAATGTCTCTCTCGTTAATATATCTGCATTTTTTTCTAAGAGTTTTATGGGGTTACCCTTGTTCGGAAAGAAATGTTGTAGGCATTCGAACGAAAATGCGAAAAAAAATATCGTGCAAGAATATAATACTCAAAATCTTCTAGAAGTGCTATCCACAGTTTTGTTGTAGTTTTTATATGTGTTAAGCTCTGTACCAAATCTGATCGAAATTCACGAAGTTCACCAAAATGATTTACGCAATAACAACAGCACGCCGTTGATGGGCTGGCATTATGATAAGCAGGTAATAACAACTTGGGAAACGGTATACATAGTATACGTTGTGCTTAAGCTACCAATTTTCTCTGAAAACATTTAGAACAAGCGTATCGAGTATTGGAATATACTTGTATACACTACTACCGCATTCTAAACACCCAATCGATGTGATACACCCATTGAGGTGTTTGATACACTCTGTGGTGTATTTTACACCCGGTTGACGAGCACAGTGCCAGAATCATTTAAAAAAGTTAAAGACACCTGCACAATCATATCCTTTGCTTGATTAAAGTTGTATATTATCAGCTGATTAATCAAACCAATGATAAATCTTTTAAAATTGCATATTTCCTATAAAACTATTTGCTTAAATCAACTACATCAaagtgtataaaaaaaaaatcattgatTCTCCAAACAATTACATGATATGCCGACCATTTCAGTTTACTACGAATATTTGACGCGACATTATAGCCTGGGGCTGAAGCAGGTCTAACTTCTACCTCGAGCGACATGAGCTGTGCGACATGCCTCATTCTTTAGAAAGCTGCCTGTTTCAGCAACAACACTTGGACTCATGGCGATAAAGATTTGGGATTGTATGAATATGAGATGGAAAGTGCTGGCTAGCTTATCTTTTTTAGTACTTCTCGTGTTTTATACTCGTCAACATCGAAACGTTGTTGTAAAAGACGCACAATTGTATCCGAACGCAAATAAGATAGTGTTTATTTTAACTAATCAAAGGTCAGGATCGTCATTTTTTGGAGATCTCTTCAATCATAACGAAAAGGCTTTTTATATGTTTGAACCGCTATTACCATTCCTCCCGAGCTGCGAAAACGAGGAGGTACAATtgcaagttttaaaaaatatttcgctATGTAACTATAAAAACTTGACCGAAAAATATACTGAAGCATTTCTAACTCAAACACGCAGTTCGAAACCAGCGGAACTGTGCGGGAAAGAAGGCGTGTGTTTTAGTGGGAACCTCGAACCCGCACTCAACAGGTATGCTTCATTATGTTACGCAACTCGATCAAAAAAGCTTGGAAGGCGTTCTACTCAAAGTCGTCTGTTTGATCGCAGATCAGCTGTTTGTGGGTTTCCATTAAACATGGAGCTTTGGTCACAAGTATGTCGACAGGCAGAGCTTTTGGCCTTCAAGATTATACGCGTTTGTTCACTTGCATCATTTAAAGACATTGCTCGACATCTAACTCAAAAAGGATATGATGTTCATATTATTGAACTTGTTCGCGATCCAAGGGCTGTTGTGAATTCGGCAATAAAATTGGAACTTAAAGCAAATAGAATAAGCCGAGCTGCTAATTATCTATGCACACGGCTGAGAACGAATTTTGATCTTGCCGAAAAAGGAAACGTTTTAGGTAAATGCTCGCCTACTTCTATGTTCTTGAACCATTTTGTAATGTTCATAGCAATAAGGCTATAATGCCTcacattttaaattatattttttcagatactgaaagtcattttatgaaaatccAGTTGCCTCATGCCAGATATATGCGAGTACGATATGAAGACATAGCCATAGACCCAGTCGAAGGAGCCAAGCTGATATATAAGTAAATATTTGGCATAAATGTGATTTTGCATAAAGCTTTGTATGTaactagaaaaatattttacgggAACTCCTAATTTAACTTCACAGAGCATCTTGTAAATAGTGTATAGATAGATATATATAGATCTGGGGAATACGGGATcgatatttttgtatattacgTTTTATAGCAGGAAACTAagcaatattatattattttgaataagatAGCGTAGATTAAAAGATTGAGTGTCCAAATGAATTTTGAGGcaataatgatattttaatgtCAATAACATTGTATTACCAATGAAATATGTAATTGAACAAAGATTTATTGTGAAGTAATCGTAGCGCAGAAAGTCGCTTGCAAATACCCAAACACCTTCTTTTGGTAGCAAGTTCAGTAACAATCAATTAATAGAACAACTTATGCATACTAATATAAAAACGTCGATTTATTCCACGAAGTGCAATATATACGCACTGAGTTAACATATTGCTAGATAAAAAATTTTAGTTACTACTTATAATAGTGCAAATGTCTGTATACGTTTTATGAAACGTTTCACACATTCATTCACTCTCAATAAGACCCCAGAACAAGCATCATATTCAAGACACAATTTACAAATGTTTTCAATTTGGCATATTGCAGGACTAATATGTTATATGTTAGTTGAAGTTGTGAGCAGGCAGTTTGAACTCAAAATGACTGCTAgctactaatatatatattatttgggTAAACACAAAATTGTCATATTGAAGTTAGAATTAGCTGTGGGGTCACCTGAGGCTCTACCTTTTAATTGGCTTTTTCCATTTTTGAGCATTTTTCAAAGACCCGTTCTCGAgaaaacgcttgaaaatatattccaatttaTAAGACAATGACTGCCCATTAGAGGTATAAAACCAAGTTCAAATGCATTGATCATCAAGTAGCACCTGTATATTTGTGTGAGAGGTTTTATTCTGTACTGTCATTCTATACGGTTCTATTTTCATATTAGCAACATTGGATTGGAATTACCACAAGATGTAAAAGAATGGGTGGACGAGACTTCGATGAATCCGTTACTAAAGATAAAAGAACTGCAACATACCGTACGAAATCTTGCAATTCCGGAATCGGTAAGATGAAAGTCAATATCTAAATTTTGAAACTCCTATGAAACAATCAATTTCTGATTCTTCAATTCCGAGCGACACGTGACTAACTGGTAGTGATAGAATTCAAGTGAAtataatatgttttttttttcaggatcGAATTCGCGCCAAGATCAAACTTGAAAAGTTGTTGAAAGAATCCAATGATCCATACGGGACAGTTCGTAATTCAAGTCAAATTATTTCGAAGTGGAGAAAACAATTGCCAATGGATATGATACATCACGTTCAGGACAAATGCAAAGACGTTATGGACAGACTAGGATATAAATTATTACACACAACTGAAGAACTTAATGATTTGTCAATAAAACTTTGGTAAAAAGAAATACAATACActatatatcaaaaattatattttattagtttcaagCTTCTATACAAATACAATTTACTCAATGAATGAGATAATTCTTTTAACAAAGCAGTTCACATATATCGCGACAACTCCGGTGTAAACGCCAGTTATATAATGTCGATACATGAAAGGCATTTTATATGAAACTCACTCTGTTGGTGAATAATGAAAAAGGAGCATAGTCTTATGGAGATATATAGATAGTGGTCAGAAATCGGAACCTTTGCCATTGAGATTGAAAAATAGATCTTATCGCCGATCGAGTGGGAGGAAGAGGCGAGCACGATTGTTAGTTCTGTATTAGTGTATATTAAGGATGCATATGGCCTTCATGAAGGTTTTAGATGCGTTAATAGATTAATGAGTATGAATGGATGTATTGGGATTAGTCACATTCGGTAAGACGGGAAACAACGATCTTTGGTCCGTTTTGCACTTTTCAGTAATCACCGAACTCTGTGAAACAATCGTACTAGGAATAGTTTGAATAATTCAGCGCAATCAGTGGTTCATTATTTACCATATATacatagaatatatattgtaaggAAGCAAAACTGGTATTTAGGGGTGAAGGGATATACGAGAAACCAATAGGCCTACTGGTTATCTATCATCGACATCTGCGAGTAAGCCTAACAGTTATTGAATATAGcataaaaattcaaacaatgactattaaaataaataaagtaaatcaGTGTTTCTCGAACTTCTTTTCTGCCAGCGCCCGCTAGGCGACTTTTTAACCAGCAAACGCCCCCCTGACAAATACTTTATTCTCCATTTATCATTAGTATAATGTGGAGGTTGAGCCTAGTGAAATACCACCAGTTTGATAATATCTAGCTTCATTTCAGTCAAAAAGAGTCTTGAGTCTAATCTGACACTGTTGAGAAAATCTCTCTTGATATGTAAAAGTGCGGTCACTGCACTAAATAGTACACGCTCTACCATGAATGAGCTGGCAagagcaataaaaaaaacttttgatcCGATCTCACACGTGgggatatttcaatttgattctgtTGCTAAAGAGATCGAACACTGAAAGACTGAACATGGGTTTGAAAGTATAAATCCAATGATAGGGGTGCATTTTCGCTTCTGGACATTCAGGGTTATCTAGAAAACGAAAACTTCTTAACTATCTCCAAAAAacctatttaattttatttgcgcttgaacttctgtttgcgttTGCTTATACTCAAAAGTTTGGCAAATTTTTCAACCACTCACTTAGTTTGCTGCTGAAGCGCACTTTCTGCTGTCAGGACATGGAAATGAAAGAGTTCAAACGGTGAATACAGAACATGATTTCCTGAGAGAAGAGTCGGAAATGACATCTAGTGGGCACCTTAATTATCGGACTAGACCTCTCAGATTCTGATAGGTAGGGTGTTCGA encodes:
- the LOC120338288 gene encoding carbohydrate sulfotransferase 3-like, with the translated sequence MAIKIWDCMNMRWKVLASLSFLVLLVFYTRQHRNVVVKDAQLYPNANKIVFILTNQRSGSSFFGDLFNHNEKAFYMFEPLLPFLPSCENEEVQLQVLKNISLCNYKNLTEKYTEAFLTQTRSSKPAELCGKEGVCFSGNLEPALNRYASLCYATRSKKLGRRSTQSRLFDRRSAVCGFPLNMELWSQVCRQAELLAFKIIRVCSLASFKDIARHLTQKGYDVHIIELVRDPRAVVNSAIKLELKANRISRAANYLCTRLRTNFDLAEKGNVLDTESHFMKIQLPHARYMRVRYEDIAIDPVEGAKLIYNNIGLELPQDVKEWVDETSMNPLLKIKELQHTVRNLAIPESDRIRAKIKLEKLLKESNDPYGTVRNSSQIISKWRKQLPMDMIHHVQDKCKDVMDRLGYKLLHTTEELNDLSIKLW